A single Pseudoalteromonas phenolica DNA region contains:
- the sdhA gene encoding succinate dehydrogenase flavoprotein subunit, with translation MKYNVREFDAVVVGAGGAGMRAALAISESGKSCALISKVFPTRSHTVSAQGGITVALGNSHEDNWEWHMYDTVKGSDYIGDQDAIEYMTKTGPEAITELENMGLPFSRFENGRVYQRPFGGQSKNFGGEQAARTAAAADRTGHALLHCLYQQNVKNKTNVFSEWYALDLVKNDKGDVVGVTAICIETGEVVYFKSKAVVLATGGAGRIYASTTNAHINTGDGVGMAVRAGIAMQDMEMWQFHPTGIAGAGTLVTEGCRGEGGYLLNKDGERFMERYAPNAKDLAGRDVVARAMMTEIREGRGCEGPWGPHIKLKLDHLGAEMLNLRLPGVCDLSKTFAHVDPAEEPIPVIPTCHYMMGGVPTNVNGQVLNVNENGDERIVEGLFAVGEIACVSVHGANRLGGNSLLDLVVFGRAAGNFLGTYLKDFESTGDATQDNIDEAFARFNRWENSEPGKGEDPAQIKKDLQECMQLNFSVFREGDSMAEGLEQLKAIRERLKHARLDDKSSDFNTQRIECLELDNLMETAYSTAVAANFRTESRGAHSRFDFPERDDANWLCHSLHHPESDVMTKRDVNFAPTTREAFPPKARTY, from the coding sequence GTGAAATATAATGTTCGTGAATTTGATGCAGTAGTAGTAGGCGCCGGTGGTGCTGGTATGCGTGCTGCTCTTGCGATTTCTGAATCAGGCAAAAGCTGTGCCCTGATCTCTAAAGTATTCCCAACTCGTTCGCATACAGTGTCTGCGCAAGGTGGTATTACAGTTGCTCTTGGTAATTCTCATGAAGATAACTGGGAATGGCACATGTACGATACGGTTAAAGGTTCTGATTACATCGGTGACCAAGACGCTATCGAATACATGACTAAGACAGGTCCAGAAGCTATCACAGAACTTGAGAACATGGGTTTACCATTCTCGCGTTTCGAGAACGGCCGTGTTTACCAACGTCCATTTGGTGGTCAATCTAAAAACTTTGGTGGCGAACAGGCTGCGCGTACTGCAGCAGCAGCTGACCGTACTGGTCACGCACTTCTTCACTGTCTTTACCAACAAAACGTTAAAAACAAAACAAACGTATTCTCTGAGTGGTATGCGTTAGACCTTGTTAAAAATGACAAGGGTGACGTTGTTGGTGTAACAGCCATCTGTATTGAAACAGGTGAAGTTGTTTACTTCAAATCAAAAGCTGTTGTACTTGCAACAGGTGGTGCTGGTCGTATTTATGCGTCAACAACAAACGCACACATCAACACTGGTGACGGTGTTGGTATGGCAGTTCGTGCTGGCATTGCTATGCAAGACATGGAAATGTGGCAGTTCCACCCAACGGGTATTGCTGGCGCAGGTACACTTGTAACTGAAGGTTGTCGTGGTGAAGGTGGTTACCTTCTAAATAAAGACGGCGAACGCTTCATGGAACGTTATGCGCCAAATGCTAAAGATTTAGCAGGTCGTGACGTTGTTGCACGTGCAATGATGACAGAGATCCGTGAAGGTCGTGGTTGTGAAGGTCCTTGGGGTCCACACATCAAACTTAAGCTTGATCACCTTGGTGCTGAAATGCTTAACCTACGTCTTCCTGGTGTTTGTGATCTGTCTAAGACATTCGCACACGTTGACCCTGCAGAAGAGCCAATTCCAGTAATCCCAACTTGTCACTACATGATGGGTGGTGTACCGACTAACGTAAATGGCCAAGTACTAAACGTGAATGAAAACGGTGACGAGCGCATCGTTGAAGGTTTATTCGCTGTTGGTGAGATTGCATGTGTATCAGTACACGGTGCAAACCGCCTAGGTGGTAACTCACTACTTGACCTTGTTGTATTCGGTCGTGCGGCAGGTAACTTCTTAGGTACTTACCTTAAAGATTTCGAATCTACAGGTGATGCGACGCAAGATAACATTGATGAAGCATTTGCTCGCTTCAATCGTTGGGAAAACTCTGAACCTGGTAAAGGTGAAGACCCAGCGCAAATCAAGAAAGACTTACAAGAGTGTATGCAGCTTAACTTCTCGGTATTCCGTGAAGGTGATTCAATGGCCGAAGGTCTTGAGCAGCTTAAAGCGATTCGTGAGCGTCTTAAGCACGCGCGTCTTGACGATAAGTCGTCAGACTTCAATACACAACGTATCGAATGTCTTGAGTTAGACAACCTTATGGAAACTGCTTACTCTACAGCCGTAGCTGCAAACTTCCGTACTGAAAGCCGTGGTGCTCACTCTCGCTTTGACTTCCCAGAGCGTGACGATGCAAACTGGCTATGTCACTCATTACATCACCCAGAGTCAGATGTGATGACTAAACGTGATGTAAACTTTGCGCCGACTACGCGTGAAGCATTCCCACCTAAAGCACGTACTTACTAG
- the sdhD gene encoding succinate dehydrogenase, hydrophobic membrane anchor protein: MVLNQATLKRDGVQDYVSLRATALIIAAYAFFIVGYLFLTPELTYEAWTGLFSNLFVKAATFITLVCIMVHTRIGLWQVLTDYVKASALRSVLGFVLNLMAVAYVAIGLFVLWGV; the protein is encoded by the coding sequence ATGGTCTTAAATCAAGCAACTCTGAAGCGTGATGGTGTACAAGATTATGTATCATTACGTGCTACCGCGTTAATCATTGCAGCATATGCATTCTTTATCGTTGGTTATTTATTCCTTACCCCTGAACTTACTTATGAAGCTTGGACGGGTTTATTCTCAAACCTTTTCGTTAAAGCAGCAACGTTTATCACTTTAGTGTGCATTATGGTTCACACTCGCATTGGTCTTTGGCAAGTCCTAACAGACTATGTGAAAGCATCTGCGTTGCGTTCAGTTTTAGGTTTCGTATTAAACCTTATGGCCGTTGCTTACGTAGCAATTGGTCTATTCGTTTTATGGGGTGTTTAA
- the sdhC gene encoding succinate dehydrogenase, cytochrome b556 subunit: MKKQRPVNLDLTTISMPATAKASILHRISGVALFIALTFVIWAWSESLSSPEGFEFVKELFTGFIAKFIAWGTFAALSYHLIGGIRHMIQDMGHWEELESGNSSAKIAIALWVIVAILAGVWIWS, encoded by the coding sequence GTGAAAAAGCAAAGACCTGTAAATCTAGATCTTACGACTATATCTATGCCAGCAACTGCTAAAGCATCAATCCTTCACCGTATTTCGGGTGTGGCATTGTTCATAGCTTTAACTTTTGTTATCTGGGCTTGGTCTGAGTCTCTTTCTTCTCCTGAAGGGTTTGAATTTGTAAAAGAGCTATTCACTGGCTTTATTGCAAAATTCATTGCATGGGGCACCTTCGCGGCGCTTTCATATCACCTAATCGGTGGTATTCGCCACATGATCCAAGACATGGGTCACTGGGAAGAATTAGAATCGGGCAATAGCAGCGCTAAAATTGCGATTGCACTTTGGGTAATCGTTGCAATTCTAGCTGGAGTGTGGATATGGTCTTAA
- a CDS encoding citrate synthase, with protein sequence MADKKATVHIDGHDPIELPIYSGTAGQDVIDVRTLGAHGHFTYDPGFMSTGSCESSITYIDGGKGVLLHRGYPIEQLAENSNYIELCYLLLNGELPTEEQHAEFAEEITTNTMMHEKIAAFFQGFRVDSHPMAMLCGVVGALSSFYHDDLDISDADQRHRSAVKLIAKLPTIAAMCYKYNIGQPFVYPRNDLSYAENFLHMMFSVPAEKYEVSPVLAKAMDRIFMLHADHEQNASTSTVRLAGSSGANPYACIAAGIASLWGPAHGGANEACLNMLEEIGSVDRIDEYVAKAKDKNDPFRLMGFGHRVYKNFDPRATVMRETCHQVLEELNIQDPLLDVAMRLEQIALEDPYFIEKKLYPNVDFYSGIILKAIGIPTSMFTVIFAMSRTVGWISHWDEMLSQPGHKIGRPRQLYTGYTQRDYKAKSER encoded by the coding sequence ATGGCAGATAAAAAAGCCACAGTCCATATTGATGGTCATGATCCAATCGAACTTCCGATTTATTCTGGCACTGCAGGTCAAGATGTAATTGACGTTCGTACCCTAGGCGCTCACGGCCACTTCACATATGACCCAGGTTTTATGTCTACTGGCTCTTGCGAGTCATCTATTACCTACATCGATGGTGGCAAAGGTGTTCTACTTCACCGTGGTTACCCTATCGAGCAGTTAGCTGAAAACTCAAACTACATCGAGTTATGCTACTTACTTCTTAACGGTGAACTTCCTACAGAAGAACAACACGCTGAGTTCGCAGAAGAAATCACAACTAATACTATGATGCATGAGAAGATTGCTGCTTTCTTCCAAGGCTTCCGTGTAGATTCACACCCAATGGCTATGCTATGTGGTGTTGTTGGTGCACTTTCTTCATTCTACCATGACGATTTAGACATCTCAGATGCTGATCAGCGTCATCGTAGTGCGGTTAAACTAATCGCTAAGCTGCCTACTATTGCGGCTATGTGTTACAAGTACAACATCGGTCAGCCATTCGTTTACCCACGTAACGACCTAAGCTATGCTGAAAACTTCCTTCACATGATGTTCTCAGTACCGGCTGAAAAGTATGAAGTCAGCCCAGTTCTTGCTAAAGCAATGGACCGTATTTTCATGCTTCACGCTGATCACGAGCAAAACGCTTCAACGTCTACTGTTCGTTTGGCTGGTTCATCTGGTGCAAACCCATATGCATGTATCGCTGCTGGTATCGCGTCACTATGGGGCCCTGCGCATGGTGGTGCAAACGAAGCATGTTTAAACATGTTAGAAGAGATCGGTTCAGTTGATCGCATTGACGAGTATGTTGCTAAAGCGAAAGACAAGAACGACCCATTCCGTCTAATGGGCTTCGGTCACCGTGTTTACAAAAACTTTGACCCTCGTGCAACAGTAATGCGTGAAACGTGTCACCAAGTACTTGAAGAACTAAACATTCAAGATCCGCTACTAGACGTTGCAATGCGTTTAGAGCAAATTGCGCTTGAAGACCCTTACTTCATCGAGAAGAAACTTTATCCTAACGTAGACTTCTACTCAGGTATCATTCTTAAAGCGATTGGTATTCCAACAAGTATGTTCACTGTGATCTTTGCAATGTCTCGTACAGTTGGTTGGATCTCACACTGGGATGAGATGCTTTCTCAACCTGGTCACAAAATTGGTCGTCCTCGTCAGCTTTACACTGGCTACACACAGCGCGACTACAAAGCAAAATCAGAAAGATAA
- a CDS encoding aminotransferase class V-fold PLP-dependent enzyme, giving the protein MCLISELRQQFPILTSKNEDPFIYLDSGATSQKPRQVIEAIDSFYREQNANVHRGLHTLSAEATSAFELAREKIANFLNVQSKEIVWTAGATDSINIIANGIKAQLKQGDVICVSALEHHANIVPWQELCKQKGCILKVLPITKSGILDIKSSVELIFEQKPKIVAISHASNALGNIQPVEKIIEVAHEVEATTVVDGAQAFMHLRPDLRKLNCDFYVFSAHKALGPTGLGVLYGKYDLLNALNPLRFGGEMIKEVSFEQTSFQDAPSKFEAGTPNISGVIGFSAALDFLNSINHNDLLKYEKTLYHYLLTQLNGINGIIIYGDTENNIGTVSFRYKNEHHFDLATLLNGYGIAIRSGHHCTQPLMKSLGIDGTIRVSLAFYNNRDDIDAFIHALKESIDLLEI; this is encoded by the coding sequence ATGTGCCTTATCTCTGAACTTAGACAACAGTTTCCTATCTTGACTTCAAAGAATGAAGACCCATTTATCTATCTCGATTCAGGTGCAACAAGCCAAAAACCGCGACAGGTTATCGAGGCAATAGATTCTTTTTATCGCGAGCAAAATGCAAATGTACACAGAGGTTTACACACACTAAGTGCTGAAGCTACCTCAGCATTTGAGTTAGCCCGTGAAAAAATAGCTAATTTTTTAAATGTTCAGAGTAAAGAAATTGTTTGGACGGCAGGTGCAACAGATAGCATTAACATTATAGCGAATGGTATTAAAGCCCAGCTAAAGCAAGGTGACGTGATATGTGTATCTGCTTTGGAACATCACGCAAACATCGTACCTTGGCAAGAATTATGTAAACAAAAAGGCTGTATTCTTAAAGTTTTACCTATCACAAAATCGGGGATTTTAGATATAAAATCATCTGTTGAGTTAATTTTCGAACAAAAACCAAAAATAGTGGCCATAAGCCATGCTTCAAATGCTTTAGGAAATATTCAACCTGTAGAAAAAATTATTGAAGTTGCTCATGAAGTTGAAGCAACTACTGTTGTTGATGGCGCACAAGCCTTTATGCACCTTCGCCCTGATCTTCGTAAACTTAACTGCGACTTTTATGTGTTTTCTGCACATAAAGCATTAGGACCGACAGGATTGGGAGTTTTGTATGGTAAATATGACCTATTAAACGCACTTAATCCTTTAAGGTTTGGTGGCGAAATGATCAAAGAAGTCTCTTTTGAGCAAACATCATTTCAAGATGCACCAAGCAAGTTTGAAGCAGGTACTCCAAATATTTCAGGTGTCATTGGTTTTTCAGCTGCGCTCGATTTTCTAAATTCAATTAATCACAATGATTTACTAAAATACGAAAAAACTCTCTATCACTATTTGCTTACTCAGCTAAACGGTATTAATGGCATTATCATTTATGGTGATACAGAAAATAATATAGGCACGGTGAGTTTTAGATATAAAAATGAACACCATTTTGATTTAGCAACCTTATTGAATGGCTATGGGATCGCAATACGTAGCGGTCACCACTGTACACAACCTTTAATGAAGTCACTTGGTATCGACGGTACAATCCGTGTAAGCCTGGCCTTTTATAATAATCGTGACGATATTGATGCATTTATTCACGCATTAAAAGAGTCCATTGACCTACTTGAAATCTAA
- a CDS encoding SufE family protein produces MTYKEFKEKLSGLKSWQLMYREIMLLGKSLPEMPELLKTDDVLIKGCESKVWLRVELSDDQILVLIGDSDTRIVKGLMGLIMLMHQGKTPEQSLSINTYDEFEQLGLIKHLSPSRGNGIKAIADTIQEKVKQWL; encoded by the coding sequence ATGACGTATAAAGAATTTAAAGAAAAACTTTCAGGTTTAAAATCTTGGCAATTAATGTACCGAGAAATCATGTTACTCGGTAAGAGCTTACCAGAAATGCCTGAGCTACTAAAAACTGACGATGTTTTGATTAAAGGCTGTGAAAGTAAAGTGTGGCTGAGAGTTGAGTTGAGTGATGATCAAATTCTTGTGCTGATTGGTGATTCTGATACCCGCATTGTCAAAGGTCTGATGGGACTAATTATGCTTATGCACCAAGGTAAAACGCCTGAGCAAAGCTTAAGTATTAATACATATGATGAATTCGAACAATTAGGCTTGATCAAGCACTTAAGCCCATCAAGAGGAAATGGTATCAAAGCCATTGCAGATACCATTCAAGAGAAAGTAAAACAGTGGCTTTAA
- the tcdA gene encoding tRNA cyclic N6-threonylcarbamoyladenosine(37) synthase TcdA, with the protein MTEEQQLRFGGIGRLYGAQALTWLGEAHFCVIGIGGVGSWVAESLARTGVGKITLIDMDDICVTNINRQIHALTDSVGEQKIEAMAARIRQINPECDVQLVDDFLTLENIREYITGYDYVIDCIDAVNEKAALIAHCKRNKIPVITTGGAGGQIDPSQILYGDVAKTTQDPLMAKVRYLLRKKYNFTTNPKRKFAVDCVYSTEQLAYPTGDGEVCLAKQGTEGAKNMDCATGFGSATMVTASFGFFASSKAIKKYLEKKKKTVAA; encoded by the coding sequence ATGACAGAAGAGCAACAATTACGATTTGGTGGCATCGGCCGTTTATATGGTGCACAAGCTTTAACATGGCTAGGTGAAGCACATTTTTGTGTCATTGGTATTGGCGGTGTTGGTAGTTGGGTTGCAGAGTCTCTAGCACGAACAGGTGTTGGTAAAATCACCTTGATTGATATGGATGATATTTGTGTGACCAATATTAATCGTCAGATCCATGCGTTAACCGACTCTGTTGGTGAACAAAAAATAGAAGCTATGGCTGCGCGTATTAGACAAATTAATCCAGAGTGCGATGTTCAACTTGTAGATGATTTCTTAACGCTAGAGAATATCCGTGAATATATCACTGGTTATGATTATGTTATTGACTGTATTGATGCGGTAAATGAAAAAGCGGCACTGATCGCGCATTGTAAAAGAAACAAAATTCCAGTTATTACAACTGGTGGTGCAGGTGGTCAAATCGATCCAAGCCAAATCTTATATGGTGATGTGGCGAAAACGACTCAAGACCCGTTAATGGCTAAAGTCCGTTATTTATTACGCAAAAAGTACAACTTCACTACTAATCCTAAGCGTAAATTTGCAGTAGACTGTGTATATTCAACTGAGCAATTGGCTTACCCCACAGGTGATGGTGAAGTGTGTTTAGCAAAGCAGGGCACTGAGGGGGCAAAGAATATGGACTGCGCGACTGGGTTTGGCTCTGCAACTATGGTCACAGCTAGTTTTGGCTTTTTCGCTTCATCAAAAGCAATAAAAAAATATCTAGAGAAAAAGAAAAAAACAGTGGCGGCTTAA
- a CDS encoding pseudouridine synthase produces MLKVISDEADFIVAVKPAGLSFHSEQGAGFVALLEAQQAYKLYPVHRLDKVTSGLIVLAKSSQAAASLTELFSNRLVDKFYLAITEGKPKKKQGWIKGDMSASRRGTYKLEKTSNNPAVTRFYSTSLGEGLRGVILKPFSGKTHQLRVAMKSISSPILGDTAYTSSPSDRVYLHAFALSFQWQRQDKYFSYLPESGKEFNKLVTTDAFQQWKAPLNLDW; encoded by the coding sequence ATGCTTAAAGTTATTTCTGACGAAGCTGATTTTATCGTTGCAGTAAAACCTGCTGGTCTGAGCTTTCACTCTGAGCAAGGCGCGGGTTTCGTTGCGCTTTTGGAAGCACAGCAAGCTTACAAACTTTATCCTGTTCATAGGTTAGACAAGGTCACCTCAGGTTTAATCGTCTTGGCTAAATCTAGTCAAGCAGCGGCTAGTCTAACTGAGCTATTTTCAAATCGATTGGTAGATAAGTTTTATCTGGCAATCACTGAAGGTAAACCTAAGAAGAAACAAGGTTGGATAAAAGGCGATATGTCAGCGTCTAGGCGTGGTACCTATAAGCTCGAGAAAACATCTAATAACCCTGCTGTAACACGCTTTTATTCAACAAGTCTCGGTGAAGGCTTGAGAGGGGTAATATTAAAACCATTCTCAGGGAAAACACACCAGCTGCGAGTGGCGATGAAAAGTATCTCAAGTCCAATATTGGGCGATACTGCATATACTTCCTCGCCATCCGACAGGGTATATCTACATGCCTTTGCTTTGTCATTTCAATGGCAGCGACAAGACAAGTATTTTTCTTATTTGCCTGAGTCAGGTAAAGAGTTTAATAAACTAGTAACAACAGATGCTTTTCAACAATGGAAAGCGCCTTTGAATTTAGATTGGTAA
- the kdsB gene encoding 3-deoxy-manno-octulosonate cytidylyltransferase: MEFIVVIPARFASTRLPGKPLADICGKPMIQRVYEQACQSKAKVVYIATDHQTVFDKVKTFTDNVLMTREDHQSGTERLSEVVEKLSLSKDEIIVNVQGDEPLLEAENIDQVAELLFNSTAPMATLSVDIVDEEEVYNPNAVKVVQDVNNNALYFSRASIPFQRDSMLAKKEAIPLQHFQRHVGIYAYRAGFISEYLNLDVSPLEVQESLEQLRVLYHGYQIKITKACKPVYAGVDTPEDLVRVNNILSGNA; this comes from the coding sequence GTGGAATTCATAGTCGTTATTCCTGCGCGTTTCGCATCAACTCGATTACCAGGCAAACCTTTGGCCGATATCTGTGGTAAACCAATGATCCAAAGAGTTTACGAGCAAGCGTGCCAATCAAAAGCTAAAGTAGTTTATATTGCAACAGATCACCAAACTGTTTTTGATAAAGTTAAAACCTTTACTGACAATGTTTTAATGACCAGAGAAGATCATCAATCTGGGACTGAACGCTTATCAGAAGTAGTTGAAAAACTGTCACTTTCTAAAGATGAGATTATTGTCAATGTTCAGGGTGATGAACCGCTATTAGAAGCTGAAAATATCGACCAAGTTGCAGAGCTGCTATTTAACTCTACAGCACCAATGGCTACGCTAAGCGTGGATATTGTAGACGAAGAAGAGGTTTACAATCCAAATGCAGTGAAGGTTGTTCAAGATGTGAATAACAACGCGTTATATTTTTCTCGTGCGTCTATTCCTTTTCAAAGAGATAGTATGCTAGCGAAAAAAGAAGCGATTCCTTTGCAGCACTTTCAGAGACATGTGGGTATTTATGCTTACAGAGCGGGTTTTATTTCTGAATATCTAAATCTTGATGTCTCACCATTAGAGGTTCAAGAGTCGCTAGAGCAGTTGCGTGTTTTGTACCACGGTTATCAAATAAAAATCACCAAAGCGTGTAAACCTGTTTATGCAGGTGTTGATACCCCTGAAGACTTGGTTAGAGTTAATAACATTCTGAGTGGCAATGCTTAA
- a CDS encoding Trm112 family protein, with protein MAFDRKLLEIIACPVTKGKLQYDAENKELISTAAKLAYPVNDDIPVLLENEARELSADEVEQWNS; from the coding sequence ATGGCATTTGATAGAAAGTTATTAGAAATCATCGCATGTCCAGTAACAAAAGGAAAGTTACAGTACGATGCAGAAAATAAAGAATTGATCAGCACGGCAGCTAAGCTAGCATACCCTGTTAATGATGATATTCCTGTTTTGTTAGAAAATGAAGCACGTGAGCTTTCTGCTGATGAGGTAGAGCAGTGGAATTCATAG
- the lpxK gene encoding tetraacyldisaccharide 4'-kinase, whose amino-acid sequence MSYIESSWYKKRSTITWLLAPLSGLFFLLSSFRKLLFKLRVIKSFKVEIPIIVVGNISIGGNGKTPFVLWLVPHLESKGLKVGVISRGYGAKAPVYPYELTSTSTVEEAGDEPFLIYNRLQCPLVIGADREASYRILKEKYKVDVIVSDDGMQHYKMPRAIEFCIVDSKRRFGNGFLIPAGPLRELPSRIKSVDLAIENGGDSLFSYQLSSSGFYRVENKEFAEDSPNEGIAVSAIGSPQRFEKSLEVLGKKLVDRKHFRDHHAYTEQDFTGTESQAVFMTEKDAVKCQQFAKNNWYYLKVDATPTKELIVKIDQLLKQKGITHGI is encoded by the coding sequence ATGAGCTATATAGAATCATCTTGGTATAAAAAGAGGTCAACGATCACTTGGTTGCTCGCTCCATTAAGTGGCCTTTTTTTTCTGCTATCCAGCTTTAGAAAGCTATTGTTTAAACTCCGTGTTATTAAATCATTTAAGGTTGAAATACCAATCATAGTAGTTGGTAATATTAGTATTGGTGGCAACGGTAAAACCCCGTTTGTTTTATGGTTGGTACCGCATTTAGAGAGTAAGGGACTGAAAGTTGGTGTAATCAGTCGAGGATATGGTGCTAAAGCGCCTGTATATCCTTATGAATTAACAAGTACATCTACTGTAGAAGAAGCCGGTGATGAACCCTTCCTAATTTATAATCGATTACAATGTCCATTGGTAATAGGCGCTGATAGAGAAGCGAGTTACAGAATACTCAAAGAAAAATACAAAGTTGATGTGATTGTTTCTGATGACGGTATGCAGCATTACAAAATGCCAAGAGCTATTGAGTTTTGTATAGTCGACTCGAAAAGACGTTTCGGAAATGGTTTTTTAATTCCTGCGGGCCCATTACGCGAATTACCTTCACGTATTAAAAGTGTTGATTTAGCAATAGAAAATGGTGGCGACAGTCTCTTCTCATATCAGTTATCTTCATCAGGTTTTTATAGGGTTGAAAACAAAGAGTTTGCTGAGGACTCACCGAATGAGGGGATTGCTGTCAGTGCCATTGGTTCTCCGCAACGATTTGAAAAAAGCCTCGAAGTGCTTGGTAAAAAGCTTGTTGACCGAAAACATTTTCGTGATCATCATGCATATACTGAACAAGACTTTACAGGTACAGAGTCTCAAGCTGTATTTATGACAGAAAAAGATGCTGTAAAATGTCAGCAGTTTGCAAAAAATAATTGGTATTACTTAAAAGTAGACGCCACACCAACCAAAGAATTGATTGTAAAAATCGATCAATTATTAAAACAAAAGGGTATTACACATGGCATTTGA